The region CTACTACTGAAACTATTAAAAGGAAGGAGCGAGCTAAGAGACAGAAGCAAAGGAATGGTGGTTCCACATCTCAGACCAACTAAGAAGCTGCTCTTTAATCTTAAACCCTTTTgatgtagaaaacttgttttcttTTTGGTGTAGTCGCCATACAATATAGGCATTACCATACTTTTGACATGTACATATTCAGTCTGACTTTATCAATATTTTGGGACATCTTGGCCATTAGGAATACTTTTGACATGTAGACATTATGCTACTTAATATGTCATATGTTTGCTCTGTAAAGTTGAAAATATTAATCAATGACAAAATATCTGGTTTGGTGCATCATTCTATTATGCTTGAAAGCAACactaaataaatatatttctctTACATTCAATGAAGCCATGATTTTTTTTCAGGGAAGGGTCGAACACTAAATAAAATACATCATTTTTATTATGCTTGAAAGCAACACTAAATACAATAAACAGGGAAGTCGAACATTACATAATTTTTGTCAGCCAATAcacaattacaaaaaaaaaaaaaaacaacatcatCTTCCTCACATTTCCCTTTACCAACCAGGAACTTGCACGAACTCTTCCATCCAAACTCCCATTCATATAGCCACAATGTTGACATTGAAAAGGCTCCACACTAGGTTCAAAGCAAGACTCATATCTATCTTCATATTCATAATATCTGCCCAGATCACCATCAAACTCACGTACTCTTCTTAGCAAACCAGGTATCACCATCTTTGACCTTTCACACATAGGGGGGTCAATCCATTGGAAATAGTTACAACCCCCATTCCACTGTTCACAAATAGTTttcttgaattaatttatttccaAGCTAATAATATATAAAGGAAAAAGAAGACAAAAAATATAAACAGGCTCACTTTCATCCTATAGCAAGATTTGAACCGTCTCCCTGGATTATCATCGGTCCATGATGTCCTCTCCACTGTTTCTGCCCCACAATCACAATGCTTACGACAAGCTTGATATACACCTTGTGCCCTAGATCTCGACGACCTCATTTTGGCTCCACCTCGGTTTATTGATTCGCCCCAAGACACACTTGGGTCTTCCCCTTTcatctcttctctcttcttcttcttcttcttctacaatgGAGATCTCTCGTGCATatggtatttaaggatttaaagctttttttcttcaatcaataattaaaaacttacctGGGCTAAATGATGTGTCTGGTTTTGTACACGCAATTGGCCACGTAAGCATTTTTAACGCTGTTAGGGGTAAAGTAGTGACGGAGACACAGTTCATGTGGGTTTGAGTATATTCACCGCGAAAAATAAAGATTGGGTGTATAAGTGGAACAACATGTAAACATTGGGTATTTTCGCCGGTAAtaacccttttttttttaactttttatttttcaagaATACATGTTATATTCAAACGATGAATAcattagagtatatatatatatggaaattttCTTAcagggacttcactttaagccctaccggtgggactctcagtgttctcgacttgtgaacagttttcggcacgatttttttttatgaccgtatatattgtagctatttagagcatcctgcaaattttcaaaaaatttcgaattgtttacaataccgaaaactaagttcaaacatgttgttgcatgcgtgactaatttttttatgcacgtggaaaacaacatgtttgaacctagttttcagtactgtaaactattcagaattttctgaaattttgtaggatgctctaaatagctacaatatacacggtcataaaaaaaattacgccGAAAATTATTCACGGATTGAGAAACATCAAGAGCTTCACCGATAAAGCTTAAAGTGAAACTTCTATagaaaattatcatatatatatatattaatatatatatatatatataacaagacATAGTTATATAGTTATGTTCTTTTACAAGGCAACTCAACACCCAACCTAATAAGTCCACCAAATAAGATACTTATGGTGATTGCAAAAAAAATTTGTACTTGATCTTTGGTTGTGGTTGGCACAACTTTTTAGAAGAGCTTTCTTTAATATTTAGGAATAGAACCTCTTTTTATGGGTTTTAGGGTTTAATATGCAAACGATCTTATTAGTACAAAAAGTTATTCCTAGAGAAGCAACTAAGGACAGCTTCATGAAAAAGCACTTTTCTATAAGCCAAAAGCTGAAGTGATGCCAAATAAGGCATTTAATGTTTGCATCTCATCTCTTTTACAACATTAGGGAAAAATATTGAACATCTCACAATGATCCAAGAACAAAAAATTATCACCACCCCAAATATGAAGggattacatatatatatatattatacaaatTAAAtacttaaatataaataaatagttgACAATCATAGTGAGCATGAAGAGTAGGGTTGACTAATTAAGGATTAAACCAAAGATAGTATAAATCAAATTAAGATTCCATTTTAAATTAATCTACTTTTGATATTTCGTTGAGTTTTTTTATTGGGGGTGTTATTGTAACGTTCTCCTAATCAAgaattgttacactgtgtatttcaattatttaattaagcCCCAACAACCATTAAATTCATTCTAGAAATTCTTACACTGTTATATTGTCAATTGTCACATTATCACAAATCCAATCCACATTTTGTTAATAAATAGATTGAGATACAAATTATGTACACATATTAGGTTTTTATTATTACCAAATAATTCATGGTAAAAATgtcaataatttttaaataaaaaaaaaactttcaccTTAATCCcatttcttgaaaaaaaaaatatgggaaaacatTTCTAGTTCTTTTCCCTTTAATATATGTATGTCCAACTATTCTATCACACTCTTAAAATTCAATAAACAAAGGAATATGATCATTGCCATGCAAGTAATTTTTATTCCCTTCAAGTAAACATGTCATTATAAGGTTgtcttattttgaaaaaaaaatagaagaattcATTCGGTTTTattaagtgaaaaatattataCTAATTAATTTTTCTACAACTAAACTATTTCATTTCATTTCATTCTTACACATCATTaaacaaatataattttttttttttaaaaaagatatGTACTATCCAATTACTATAAATTCCAAAAAATTTCATTCTTCCCATGATTCTTTTCCcttttcaaaataatttaacTTAAAGAATGACTGATCAAGTGatcaaatatatgttatttactttcacaaagtaataacaataacaataattttCCAGTCTTCAAACATTGTAACATGTGAGTCTGCCACATTAATACTGACACTAGTACAAGGGTAATAAGTAAATAATTTCTGTAATTGGGCCTAAGATTGCAAGATTTGAAAATTAGAAGGGTGTCGCTGTAATTTGAGATAAGTGGTCACATTTTCCTCGTACGTCACAGTAGTTTACGTGAGCATCTTCTCTACCAAACAACCCAGTTAGCAGATGCCACGTGGAGACAGTGGAGGCCCCCTGCTTTTGTTCAGAATTCTCGGTGCACGGCACGTGTCGACCTATAGATGCCCCCagaactctttctctctctctaaaaacaCCACATTCAAACTCCTTCTGTCCCTCCCTTTTAattctcccttctctctctcttattcTCTCTCTAGGGTTTCTTCCAGTGAAGAAGAATCAGCTGGAATTTGCTGGTAATGATCTTTTTAAGCTCCTGTTTGTGTATTTCAGTATTTTTCTACTTGGATCGTTctttttttgtgttgtttctaGTGTAAAATTCATTTGTTTGGCTTCTGGGAATTgttgagaaaaatgggataaagattttttttaaaaagaaaaaaaaacaactttATGCTGTTTTTGGGTTAAGTGAATCAGAATACAAATGGGTTCAGAGTAACTGTAGTGatgttaaaaaatttggtctttttttttctttccactaGTTTTTTTCTTAGCTGTACGGAACATTAGGGCTTAGTTAAGGGGAAAATGAAATCATGCAATTTTTTAGATTTAATGGTTACTGGTAGAAAAATATAATGCATGCATTCACAAGAAAAAATAATTTAAGAgttctttttgttttgtttaatatTTTCTGAAAAGGACTTgaaaaaacttatattattagGCTAAGTAGTCTCTTTGATTTTCCttgctatttatttttttattttccaaaTTTTCGTGAAAAGGCATGTTCTAAACTACTAAAATATTGAACTCAAGTGTGTTGATCTTTCTAAATGTTAAAGATCTCCATCGTAAAGTTTACCACTCAAGCGCTTAgccttttttttttactaatttgtGTTTAAAACTCCTAATCTGGTTAAGCTAATTGACATATTCAACTTAGTATTTTGGTTAATGAAATAATATTAGTTTATTAGACGAATAAAGAGACATCCAAGGATTGTTGATATTTCATTAATGTACAAGGAATTGGTTCTGAATGGTTTGTAAAGGAAGCTAGAAAGCTTGAAAAGTTGTTCAATCAGTACTTTTAGATTTTTGTACTTGCACATGAAATATGCTCAGTTATTCTCATTTAGTACTTGTATTGGCAGGTGCTTTATTAGTTTAATAGCTCAGCATTGTAATGTCGAAATAATcaggaaaggaaaaggaaaaaaagcGCTCTTGTGATCAACCATGGATCAATCAGAACAATcacaacagcagcagcagcagcagccagTTGTGGGTATGGTGGCAGGTTCGGGCCAAATGTCTTATGGTCCTTCCTCGTATCAAACTGCTCCCATGGTGGCTTCCGGCGCTCCAGCTGTGGCTGTTCCTTCCCCGACTCAGCCCCCTGCTAATTTCTCTAATTCCTCACACCAGCTTGCGTTCCAGCAAGCCCAGCACTTCCaccatcagcagcaacaacagcagcagcagcagcttcAGATGTTCTGGGCTAACCAAATGCAAGAAATCGAACAAACGACTGATTTCAAAAACCACAGTTTACCACTTGCTCGCATCAAGAAAATTATGAAAGCTGATGAGGATGTCAGAATGATTTCGGCCGAGGCTCCTGTCATATTTGCTAAGGCATGTGAAATGTTCATCTTGGAGCTGACTTTGCGGTCTTGGATCCACACTGAGGAAAACAAAAGGAGGACACTGCAGAAGAATGACATTGCAGCTGCCATTTCGAGGACTGATGTCTTTGATTTTCTTGTTGATATTATTCCTAGAGATGAGTTGAAAGAGGAGGGACTCGGCGTCACTAAGGCTACCCTTCCAGTGGTGGGTTCACCGGCGGACATTCCATACTACTATGTTCAGCAACAGCACCCTGCAGGTCCAACAGGGATGATCATGGGAAAACCAGTCGATCAAGCAGCAATGTATGCTGCTCAACAGCCTAGACCACCTATGGCTTTTGTTCCGTGGCCGCAGACTCAACCTcaacagcagcaacagcagcagcagcagccacAAACAGACACTTGATCCTGTTTAGTGGTGTTATGAGGGGTACCTAAGCTTGTTTTGGCATTGTTGGAGATGGGTTTAAATTTGGCTTTAGTTTGTAGTGAGTTGGTAGCTTTTAACATTAGTTGGAGTTGTGAATTTGTGATAGAAAAATCTCAGTGGGTTATGCCATTTTCATTTGCCAGATTGTATCATTTATGGGCTTGTGTTTAATCATTTAAAATTACCTTGGgttgttgtagtagtagtatCTTTCATGACCtttttttgtcatctttttttttcttaatgtgAGCGAGGAGAGCAATTAACTGATCTTTAGTTTAAATTGCTTAAGCAGACTATCTTGTGAACCCCATATTTTATGGTAATTCTGAAAAGTTATGCAGAAACGATTGTTGGGTTTAAACTTTTACCTTTCTTGTCGACTATTTTTATCTGTTCCTctcaaaaaattaagaaaaagaaaacttttACTGTTTGGTAGAGCAATCAAGAGAGATGAAAAAAAatgtagaaagaaagaaaatatggagggaattttttttcataaatattactactttatttatatatctttatattaataattttaatgaGGATAATTTGGTAATTTACAGAAATATTGCTGTCATTTTCATTTTCTCTCCACTTTTGAAAAGATGGATTGTGGTGGGTTCCGTCTCTGTTTGTTTCCTCTTTCACTTTTTCCTCCcatctatttttctctcttacCAAACACGCTCACTTCTCCTTTCTCCCCACTTTTCTCCCTTAAGTTTTCTTTCCTCAAATGGGGGACAAGAAGAACATAAGAAAAAGTATAAATAAGGTAATCTGATAGAAGGAAACACCAAATACTAGTTCAAAGAAATTCGTACTGAACTCAAAATTGATGATTTTCCTATGATGAATAGTTGGTCTATAATACAATGTAATTTTCTCGGgttaaatttaaagaaaaaaaatgataaacaAAACTATTCCTTTTCTCTTCTCTCTTGCTGATCAAAACCAGCTAAACAAAAATTACACTGATGACAGAGGCACTTTACAGAGAAAGTAGTAATCATCCTATTGTTCAGCTGTTCTTTTCTGTCTTTTTCTCCTTCTACTTCTCTTATCCAATAATCCTTTCTCTGCTAGTGTCTTTAGCTTCTGCTTTTTCCGGTCTTTGGCTTTCTCTTCAAAGCCATCATCCCTCATTTTCATTATTGCCACTCGCCTGGCACTGTAAATCTGCACATCAATGTATAAATAATGAACATTTTGAAAATGAGACATAAAATCTATGTTGACAAGTGTAGCTGTGGCATTAGTACAGTGGATCAGATTCAACATGTCATCAATCTGAAAAGCATTTCATGTACTCTTTTGAGGTCTCAACTCCACTATTGTTCACCTAAGCATCATAGCTAATTTCAACTTCGAACTCAACTGAACATGACCATTTAAAATTAAACTTTTGCCAATGTCATTAAAGCCCCACAAGTTGACACTACGCCTAACCTTTTCAACATGTACTTGATAACATCCATCATATCTTGAACATGACAATCTACACTATTCAGATCCAAGATCCAACATCTAATCAAGGAGGGAAAAAAATAACTAAGCAGAGACTTTTATGGTGAGAAGCTGACAGTTGGGTTTATTACTTAAGCACTCACAATGGCTCCTGTAAAATCAACAAAtcttcaaatttttaaaaatggTCAAAAAATGTGCTCCAATGGTTGCTGTATTATGTATAAATTATTTACCTTTGCTACAGGACCAAGCTATATTTATAATATACTGTTTatactttaaattat is a window of Humulus lupulus chromosome 4, drHumLupu1.1, whole genome shotgun sequence DNA encoding:
- the LOC133829888 gene encoding nuclear transcription factor Y subunit C-2, translating into MDQSEQSQQQQQQQPVVGMVAGSGQMSYGPSSYQTAPMVASGAPAVAVPSPTQPPANFSNSSHQLAFQQAQHFHHQQQQQQQQQLQMFWANQMQEIEQTTDFKNHSLPLARIKKIMKADEDVRMISAEAPVIFAKACEMFILELTLRSWIHTEENKRRTLQKNDIAAAISRTDVFDFLVDIIPRDELKEEGLGVTKATLPVVGSPADIPYYYVQQQHPAGPTGMIMGKPVDQAAMYAAQQPRPPMAFVPWPQTQPQQQQQQQQQPQTDT